Proteins encoded together in one Diceros bicornis minor isolate mBicDic1 chromosome 18, mDicBic1.mat.cur, whole genome shotgun sequence window:
- the PLD6 gene encoding mitochondrial cardiolipin hydrolase, translated as MGRLRWQVAAVAAVGLALALEALPWVLRWLRAGRRRPRREVLFFPSQVTCTEALLQAPGAGPAGPPAGCPCSLPHGESSLSRLLCALLAARSSLELCLFAFSSPQLGRAVQLLHQRGVRVRVITDCDYMALNGSQIGLLRKAGIQVRHDQDLGYMHHKFAVVDRKVLITGSLNWTTQAIQNNRENVLILEDEEYVRLFLEEFERIWEEFNPTKYTFFPQEKRSH; from the exons ATGGGGCGGTTACGCTGGCAGGTGGCGGCCGTGGCGGCCGTGGGCCTCGCGCTGGCCCTGGAGGCGCTGCCCTGGGTGCTGCGCTGGCTGCGGGCCGGGAGGCGGCGGCCGCGGCGCGAGGTGCTCTTCTTCCCGTCGCAGGTGACCTGCACCGAGGCGCTGCTGCAGGCGCCGGGCGCCGGGCCGGCGGGGCCCCCCGCGGGCTGCCCGTGCAGCCTGCCCCACGGCGAGAGCTCGCTGAGCCGCCTGCTGTGCGCCCTGCTGGCCGCCCGCAGCAGCCTGGAGCTCTGCCTCTTCGCCTTCTCCAGCCCGCAGCTGGGCCGCGCCGTGCAGCTGCTGCACCAGCGCGGGGTGCGGGTGCGCGTCATCACCGACTGCGACTACATGGCCCTCAACGGCTCGCAGATCGGCCTGCTCCGCAAGGCAG GTATTCAGGTTCGGCATGACCAGGACCTGGGCTACATGCATCACAAGTTTGCAGTCGTGGACAGGAAGGTGCTGATCACCGGCTCTCTCAACTGGACCACGCAAGCCATCCAGAACAATCGAGAAAACGTTTTGATTCTGGAGGATGAAGAGTATGTGAGGctttttctggaagaatttgagCGTATCTGGGAAGAGTTTAACCCTACCAAGTACACCTTTTTCCCACAAGAGAAGAGAAGTCACTGA